From a single Maylandia zebra isolate NMK-2024a linkage group LG3, Mzebra_GT3a, whole genome shotgun sequence genomic region:
- the LOC143416598 gene encoding zinc finger protein 16-like: MSRKRNHSFTEASLSPEAHGVFMEPPGSVSAADGDFVELEPDEELLCSVSDITEHLGRNITVVLETALSEIRKMVSIRIRVLKMELREKSEEIEMLKAQLDTVQRDGRDAFPGVASVEPPAEAGFKKHDFSSGAKHNNIDPRRAKALMSGVKKENIDAICHYLMKDKNSRGCAEMDGDQSDQAGDREVRQGPDPHSLNLWSDSGMAGTVSMHVDSESTTDDIFSMLPSGSKRMYEYEWMAPMEYTSDLKVIKEPDHENACTTETENDGNEDDSTTREGSIPEQAQTPLSRAQPCDFSMEPQSSPGEEGNPLEDCTDRPEADQQLSSHTYICSMCGTFCPDSFFLEEHIKLIHSDSAGALALQALQSTSSTTPSMGDSSGDSRRAGGSQNEGSTQFGSVASISQGGGPIKKEIKIEGGYECGDCGRRFNYLGNLRQHQRIHTGEKPFVCPECGERFRHAARLKSHRLIHSGAQSPFPCPQCGKGFSVLSGLKRHQRVHTGESPYACPQCGRRFKELGNLYTHQRIHSGATPYRCQQCGRSFRHLGTYKSHRCTPGQ; the protein is encoded by the exons ATGAGTCGCAAACGAAACCACAGTTTCACTGAAGCGAGCCTGTCTCCTGAAGCCCACGGCGTCTTCATGGAGCCTCCCGGGTCAGTAAGTGCAGCTGACGGTGATTTCGTGGAGCTGGAACCCGACGAAGAGCTTCTCTGCTCGGTTAGCGACATCACTGAGCACCTCGGGAGAAACATCACCGTAGTGCTGGAGACTGCGTTGTCCGAGATCCGTAAAATGGTCAGCATCCGGATAAGAGTATTGAAAATGGAACTTCGCGAGAAAAGCGAAGAAATCGAAATGTTAAAAGCACAACTGGATACAGTTCAGCGGGATGGTAGGGACGCATTTCCTGGCGTGGCGAGCGTAGAGCCGCCTGCAGAGGCTGGCTTCAAGAAACATGACTTCAGCTCTGGAGCCAAGCACAACAATATCGACCCACGGAGAGCCAAAGCgctcatgtctggtgtgaagaAGGAAAATATAGACGCCATTTGTCACTATCTGATGAAAGACAAGAACTCGAGAGGATGTGCTGAAATGGACGGAGACCAGAGCGACCAGGCCGGTGACAGGGAGGTGCGCCAAGGGCCAGACCCGCATTCCCTTAACTTGTGGTCGGACAGCGGGATGGCCGGGACCGTGTCTATGCACGTAGATTCCGAGTCCACCACAGATGACATCTTCAGCATGCTCCCTTCCGGTAGCAAGCGAATGTATGAATATGAATGGATGGCACCAATGGAATACACTTCAGACCTGAAAG TTATAAAGGAGCCTGATCATGAGAACGCCTGCACCACTGAGACAGAGAATGATGGGAATGAAGATGACTCGACCACGAGGGAGGGGTCGATACCTGAGCAAGCACAGACTCCGCTGTCACGTGCCCAGCCTTGCGACTTCTCTATGGAGCCTCAGAGCTCTCCAGGGGAGGAAGGGAATCCTTTGGAGGACTGCACAGACAGGCCTGAGGCAG ACCAGCAGTTATCCAGTCACACCTACATCTGCTCAATGTGTGGAACCTTCTGCCCTGACTCTTTCTTTCTGGAGGAGCACATAAAACTAATACACTCAGACTCTGCTGGAGCCCTGGCTCTCCAGGCACTCCAGTCCACGTCCTCCACTACACCCTCCATGGGAGATAGCAGTGGTGATTCCAGGAGGGCTGGTGGGAGCCAAAATGAGGGAAGCACACAATTTGGGTCTGTTGCAAGCATCAGTCAAGGAGGGGGTCCTATAAAAAAGGAGATAAAAATTGAGGGGGGGTATGAATGTGGGGACTGTGGCCGCCGCTTCAACTACCTCGGCAACCTGCGGCAGCACCAGCGCATCCATACTGGAGAAAAACCCTTTGTGTGTCCAGAGTGCGGGGAGAGATTTCGCCATGCAGCCCGCTTAAAAAGCCACAGGCTAATTCACAGCGGTGCCCAGAGCCCGTTTCCTTGCCCTCAGTGTGGGAAAGGTTTCTCTGTGCTGTCAGGACTCAAGAGACACCAACGGGTGCACACTGGTGAGAGTCCATACGCATGTCCTCAGTGCGGACGGCGCTTTAAAGAACTGGGAAACTTGTACACCCACCAGAGGATTCACAGCGGGGCCACACCCTACCGCTGTCAGCAGTGTGGGCGCAGCTTCCGACATCTGGGCACCTACAAGAGTCACCGCTGCACCCCGGGACAGTAa